GATATAGGTGAAGAGTAAGCTTAATAAAGGTATTCTAATATACTTACAATTAGACGCTCATCCCTCAAAAACTAAATTATATTTTAGTACCATATTGTATGTGAGCATTATAGTTTAATCGAAAATTATCAAAATTACATAAATAAAGGGGTTGTATATAATGAGGGATAATAATGGGTTTTTATATGGTCCCAAAATTGTCGTTATTGGCGGTGGGACTGGGCTTTCTACAATGTTACGTGGATTAAAACAATATACACATAATATAACAGCCATAGTAACAGTAGCTGATGATGGGGGCGGATCAGGCGTACTAAGGGAAGACCTTGGAATGCTACCTCCTGGTGATATAAGAAACTGTATACTTGCACTTGCAAATACAGAGCCTACGATGGAAAAACTTTTACAGTACCGATTCAAAGATGGAATGTTAAAGGGTCAGAGCTTTGGAAACCTATTTTTAGCTGCAATAAATGGCATATCAGAAAATTTTGAAGAAGCTGTTAAAAAAATGAGTGAGGTACTTGCTGTTTCAGGCAAGGTTTTACCTGTTACGCTGGACAATGTTAAACTAAAGGCCAAGCTAAAAAATGGTATAGTAATAGGTGGAGAATCATTGATACCTAAAATGCAGATAAAGGAAAAGAGTCCTATTGAAGAAATATGCCTTGAGCCAAAAGATGCAAGGCCTGTTGATGAAGCACTTTTAGATTTAGTTAATGCAGATGGAATTGTATTGGGACCTGGTAGTTTATATACAAGTATAGTACCAAATCTTTTAGTTGATGGTATTTGTGATGCCATAGAAGGATCGAAGGCATTAAAAATTTATGTATGCAATATAATGACACAGCCTGGTGAAACTTTTGGATATGATGCTAATGAGCATGTAGAAGCACTTTTTTCGCATGGCTTAAAATCCCTTGATTATGTAATTGTCAATAGTGCCGAAGTACCTAATGAATACAAAAACCGTTATAAGGAAGATATGGCGCAGCCGGTTTCGTATGATTTGGATAAATTCAATCAAAAGGGTATAAAAGTGATAGAGAAAGATGTATTAGCTATAAAAAATAATTATATTAGACATGATGAGCAAAAGCTTGCAGAGGTAATAATCGATTTATTGACATAACATAAAATTTTAGTTCTAATTTAACAAAAAAACCTATTGACAATTGTAGATGTAAGATATAAAATAAATTTAAAGGTAAGCGCAACCGATTGCAACTGAATGCGCTTAAATGTTTCCCATTAAAGAAAGCGGTTGCTGTAATAATATGACATTATGCGGAGGTGATGAAGGAAGTATATACATTTTTAATTTATATGAAAACGCTTTAAACAAGTTTTGTTAAAGCTTTAAAATGGTTGATAACAATTATTATTGACAAGATAAAAAGCTTAAGAAAATAGTTGTTTAATGGAGAAGTATAATTTAACGTGTATTAAGTACCGCTTAAATTTGTCCTTTAACTTTTTGTTATTAAATTAAAAAGTAGAGGGCAATTTAAAAATCAATAAAAATTAAATAAATCAAAGGTATACGCCAAAATAATATAAAAATTTTGACGATACCTTAAAATTGAGGAGGTATTTTTATGAAACGTACCGTAAAGGGTATAGCTCTAATTTTGGTGTTCTTAATGGCTTTTTCAGTGCTCATTTCTGGCTGTAGCAGTAATAGCAAAACAGAACAAAATAAATCGACAAAAACAAATTCACCGGTAACATTGGATATATTCCAGTTTAAGGTGGAAATTAAAGATCAATTACAAAATGCGATAAATACTTACATGAAAGAGAACCCCAATGTCAAAATTAACCTTGAAACAGTTGGTGGAGGTCAGGATTATGGTGCAGCACTTAAAGCAAAATTTAATTCGGGGTCGGAACCGGCAATATTTAATGTTGGGGGTCCGCAAGATGTCGAGACATGGAAGTCAAAATTAGCAGATCTTAAAGATACGAAAGCCGCAAAAGAGGCATTAGATGGCACTCTTAAGGGTGTAACATTAGACGGCAAAATTTATGGTTTACCATTTGACCTTGAAGGTTATGGCCTTATTTACAATAAGCAAATATTTAATAAGGCTGGTATAGATCCTCTAAAAATAAATTCATTTGAAGCATTGACAAATGCGGTAAATACACTTGATTCAAAGAAGAAAGAGCTTGGTCTTGAAGCAGTCTTTGCTTTCCCTGCTAAAGAGACATGGGTAACAGGATTACATCTTTCTAATGCTTTTTTGTCACCCGAATTTACTGGAGATGTAATGAAAGCATTTAATGCAAAGAATGTAGAATTTAAATATGCAGATGCTATGAAAAAAATGATTGACCTTCAAAACAAATATTCAGTACAGCCTACGGCAAGCCTTGATTATAGCACACAAGTTGAAAAACTATTTTGTACAGGTAAAGTTGCTATGATTCAACAAGGCAACTGGGTATATCCGACAATAGAAGGATTTGATAAAAACTTTGCAGAAAACGATATTGGAATACTTCCATATCCAGTTCCTGGATTTGTAGAAGATAGCTATCCTGAAGGTGTTCCGATGTATTGGGGTGTAAATAGCAATAAATCAAGTGAGGTGCAAAAAGCAGCTAAGGATTTTCTCGATTGGCTATATACTTCTGATGAAGGCAAAAAAATAGTTACTCAGCAATTTAAGTTTGTGCCGGCATATAATGGATATGATAAAAGCAGTATATCTGATCCATTAGGCAAACAATTATTTGTTGCTGCAAGTAAAGGTAAGACATATGGCTGGGTATTTATGGGTTATCCAAATAATTGGGGCCAGAATGTACTTGGTGCTGATATACAGCTGTATGTTAGTGGTTCACTTGATTGGAATAAGCTGATTGAACATGCTAAGCAAACGTGGGCAGATGCTAGAAAATAATTGTTTAATTTTATAATTAAAAAGTGGGAGACGTATATTCTCCCACTTTTATAAATCATAGGAAGGAAGGGATATTATGTTATACAAAAAAAAATATACAAATAGTGGAACATGGTATTGGTTTTTTATAGCACCTACTCTTTTATCACTTATTATTGTTGTATTAATTCCATTTATTATTGGTATATATTATTCATTTACTGACTGGGATGGAATAAATCAGCCGTTGTTTATTGGTCTTAAGAATTTTATTATGCTGAAAAATGATTATGCATTTTGGAATTCAATATTATTTACCGCAAAGTTTTCTATAGCATGTATAATAATAATAAACATTATAGGATTAGGTTTTGCAATGTTAGTTACAAGAAAAATTTCTGGTAGAAATTTAATGCGTACGGCTTTTTATTTACCAAACCTAATAGGAGGGCTTATATTAGGATTTATATGGAATTTCATTTTTGTAGATGTATTTCAGTCGATAGCTAACGTTACTCATATAGGTTGGCTTAATGGATGGCTGTCTACTACTAACACTGGTTTTTGGGGTTTAGTTATAGTGACTTCGTGGCAAATGATCGGATATGTTATGGTAATTTATATAGCATATATAGAAAGCGTTCCAACCGAGTTAATTGAAGCATCAAAGATCGATGGTGCAAATTCTTGGCAGCAGTTCAAAAATGTTATATTTCCATTAATATCTCCAGCATTTACTATAAGCCTATTTATTACACTGTCGAATTCTTTTAAGCTTTTTGATCAGAATCTTTCACTTACCGCGGGTGCACCGGGAAATACAACGCAAATGATTACCTTAAATATATACCAGACGGCATTTTCAGCACAAGAAATGGCTTTAGGCCAAGCAAAAGCAGTAGTTATGTTTGTAATAATTGCGATTATTTCAATTGTACAGGTTTATTTTACTCAAAAAAGAGAGGTTGAGATGTAATGAGGAAAATAAATATTCATAAATATATATTAACAATATTTGGTATTTTATTATCTTTAATTTGGATTTCACCATTTTATATTATTCTTGTTAATTCATTTAAAACGAAAAAAGAGCTATTTATTAATACCCTTTCTTTACCTAAAAGTTTATTATTAGATAACTATAAAATAGCAGCTGCAAATTTGAATTTAAGTGAGGCATTTTCTAATTCTCTATTGATTACTATTTTAAGCATTTTAATAATTGCTATATTTTCTTCGATGACGGCATATGCTTTACAGCGAATAAAAAGAAGGAGCAGTACTTTAATATATATGATTTTTACACTTGCTATGCTTATTCCGTTTCAGGCAGTAATGATACCACTTGTTGCAGAATTTGGTAGATTTCATATGCTGTCAAAGTCTGGGCTTATAATAATGTATTTAGGCTTTGGTTCTAGCCTTGGCGTTTTCCTTTATTATGGCGCTCTAAAAGGAATACCAAGGTCGATTGATGAAGCTGCACTTATTGATGGTTGCAGTAGATTTAGAATATATTGGAATATTATTTTACCTTTATTGAGTCCAACGACAATTACTTTAACTGTACTTGACATAATGTGGATATGGAATGATTATTTATTGCCATCATTGGTAATAAATAAAGTAGGCTCAAGGACTTTTCCATTAATGATATTTTACTTCTTTAGTCAGTATACTAAGCAATGGAATCTTGGCATGGCGGGTCTTACAATAGCTATTATGCCGGTATTAATATTTTATTTTTTAGCTCAAAGAAAATTAGTAACTGCTATAATTGCAGGTGCTGTAAAGCAATAATAGAAATGACGTCTAATGATCTAAGGAGGCTTTGCATACAATTCTATAAATAACAGAGCCTCCACTAAATTGTAATAAAATATTATTATTTATAATAAAACAAAAAAATCTATTGACATTTGTAGATGTAAGATATAAAATAAAATTAAAGATAAGCGCAATCGATTGCAACTAAATGCGCTTAAATATTTCACATTAAAGAAAGCGGTTGCTGTAATAATATTGAAATAGGAGGCGTATATTTGTAGAGGGGCATTAACTTCATAATAAGCTGTAAACGATAGAATTATTTTCTCAATGCTGAAGACTAAATAATTATGAGGAGGATTTTTATGAAGAGATTTTTAAAGATTTTTGCATTATTTACAGTGATGGTATTAGTTTTATCAGCAGTATTGACAGGTTGTGGTGGCAGTAAATCAAGTGGAAATCAGACATCTAGCAATAACACTGCACAAGAACAAAAGAAGGGTTCTGTTTCTCTTACAGTATGGTCACACTTAACAGATACTGAAGTTGCAAAAGTTCAAGAAATTGCAAATAAGTGGGCTCAAGAGACAGGGAATACTGTTAAAGTTTTAGCAGATCAGAGCGATTTCCAGGCATATTCAACAGCAGCACAGAGCGGTAAGGGACCTGACATAATGTTCGGCTTACCAAATGATAATCTTGGTACATTCCAGAAAGCGGGATTACTTGCAGAGGTTCCAGATGGTGTTATAAATAAATCTGATTATGTTTCTATGAGCATTGATGCAGTATCATTTGATGGAAAATTGTATGCTATACCACTTGCAATGGAAACATATGCATTATTCTATAATACAGATAAAGTACCAACTCCGCCGTCAACAATGCAGGATTTAATTGACCAAGGAAAGAAAGTTGGATTCCAATATGACGTAAATAACTTCTATTTTAGCTATGCTTTTCTTGCAGCGAATGGTGGATACGTATTTAAACAAAGCGGTGGTAAGCTTGATCCTAATGACATAGGACTTAACAATGATGGTGCAAAAAAGGGTCTTGCTATGATAAGGGATTTCGTAATAACAGATAAATTTATGCCAGCTGATCTTAAAGGCGATATGGCTAAAGGTAATTTCCAAAGTGGGAAAATAGGATTATATATAAGTGGTCCATGGGATGTGGATGGCTTTAAGAAAGCCAATGTAAAGTTTAAAGTTGCTCCTATGCCGACGATAGACGGAAAGCCAATCCCGACATTTGCAGGTGTTCAGACTGCATTTGTAAGCTCAAGTTCAAAACATCAAAAAGAAGCATGGAATTTAATGAAATATTTAGCACAAAATACAGCATTACCATTATTTGAAACAGGTAACAGAATCCCTGTATTAAATAGTGCACTAAACAGTGACGAAGTTAAAAATAATGAGATAATGAATGCATTTGCTACACAGGCTAAAAATGCACAGCCAATGCCAAATATACCTGCAATGCAGGCAGTATGGACACCAGCGGGCAATGCACTTCAACTCATAACATCAGGTAAGGCTACACCTGAAAAGGCTGCTGATGATATGGTTAATCAGATTAAACAGGGTATAGCGACACAACAATAAGAGTAAAATCAATGAGGCCGGAGTTACGGCCTCCTTTTAAAAAGGAGGGCTATGATGATAAACGGGAATAGGATGCGAGACAAATTAACACCGTATGTATTTTTATCACCAGCCATATTGTCTATGACGATATTGAGCTTTTTACCTATTGCATATACTATTTATATTGCCTTCACAAATTTTAGTTTAAATCATTTTAAACAATATCAATTTGTGGGCATAAAAAATTTTATAGATATTATTAATGGACCATTAAAAACTGTATTTTTACCTGTATTAATCTGGACTGTTGTTTTTGCAACAATAGCTACTTTTGCAAATTATGTGATTGGATTATTTTTAGCTGTTTTATTGAATAATAAAAACATGTGGGAAACAAATATATACAGGGCAATACTTATAATACCATGGGCATTGCCGTCCACAATTGCTATTCTCGCATGGCAAGGTCTTTTTAATCAGCAGTATGGTGGTATAAATATGGTATTAAGTTATCTACACATTGCAAAGATACCGTGGCTTACAGATCCATTTTGGGCAAAAGTGGGCATAATAATAGCAAGCACATGGATGGGTTATCCATTTATGATGAATGCGTCCTTAGGAGGGTTACAGGCAATACCACCGGAGCTTTATGAAGTGGCAGATCTTGATGGTGCTACATGGTTTCAAAAATTACGTTTAATAACACTTCCAATGCTTATGACATCTGCATTGCCACTTATAATATCTTCATTTGCGTTTAATTTTAATAACTTTGGTTCAGTATTTTTGATTACGGGTGGTGGACCACCTAGAACTGATACTGCCTTTGCCGGATCTACAGATTTACTTGTAAGCTCGGCATATAAGATGACAATGAATTTTAATAGATATGACCTTGCATCTGCATTGTCTATAATAATTTTTTTGATAATTGGAACATTAAGTTATATTAACATGAGAATGACACATTCGTTTGAGGAGGTGGACTAAGTGGATATTTCTACAAGTGCCAAAATACCAAAGAGAAGTGCTAAGGTTACACACAGAGCAGATCATAAAATGCGGCCCAATGAAAGAGTTACTTTATGGGTTAGCAGAATAATAATATGGGCATTTATAATTATTATTCTGTTTCCAGTTGCATGGGTTGTAGGTGCTTCACTTGGCAAAGGTGATGCATTCTTCTCAGGAACGATCTTTCCAAAGCAATTAAGCTTTCAGAATTATATAGATTTATTTAGTAAAACTCAACTTTTGGCATGGATTAAAAATAGTTTAATACTATGTTTTGGTGTTGCGATAATTCAGTCAATATTGACATCTACTTCATCATATGCTTTCAGTAGGATGAAATTTGTTGGAAGAAAAAATGGATTAATGATACTACTGTTACTTCAGATGTTTCCGACATTTATGGCATTACCTGCAATATATGGGATACTTGCAAAATTAAATTTACTTGATAATCTATATGTGTTTATATTGGTTCTTGCCGGTGGCAGTGCATTTAATATATGGCTCTTAAAAGGATATATAGATGGCCTACCGAAAGAATTAGACGAAGCTGCCCTTGTCGATGGTGCATCATATTGGCAGATTTTTGTAAAGATCATTTTGCCACTTACTACTCCAATGCTTGTCGTAATTTTCTTATTTAGCTTTATTGGGACATATAGTGAATTTATATTATCAAGTGCAGTTTTAAAATCGCCTGAAAGTTATACAGTCGCACTTGGACTGCAACGTTTTATAAATAATCAATTCTCAGCGCACTGGACATTATTTGCTGCGGCGTCTGTCGTTGCATCACTGCCACTTGTAATACTTTTTATGGCATTACAGAGATATTTGCAACAAGGCCTTGCGGCAGGTGCAGTAAAAGGTTAATATTTGTTACACATGGAACATATTGGGAATACCGGAGATTTACTCCGGTATTTTTATGTATATATGTACATTTATATGGCAAAAATAATAGTAGTATATTTTGCTGTTAATAATTATATATTTTCAAGTGGAGGTCAATATGCGAAAAACAGTTGGAATACCAAAGGCGCTTTTATATTATAATTTTTATCCCATGTGGAAAGTATTTTTTGAAGAATTAGGTGCAGAAGTTGTTACATCAAGGAATACGTGTAAAAAGATAATTGATGACGGTGTAAAAAGCTGCGTTGGCGAGACATGTCTTCCTGTTAAAACATATGTAGGCCATGTAATAGATTTAAAGGAAAAAGGTGTTGACTATATCTTTATCCCAAGAGTTATAAGTGTTGAAAGAAAAAGATATTTATGTGCGAAGTTTTTAGGTTTACCTGACATGGTGAAAAGTCTTGTTCCAGATCTACCAGAGATAATCGATATGAAAATTGATTTGTATCGAAGTGATAATTCAATGCAGAAGGAAGTCTTAAGAATAGGGAAAAAATTCATCAACGATGAGGTGAAAATTTATAATGCATATTTCAAATCATTAGAAACCCAGAACAAATTTGAAAGCATTATGAAAAAAGGGCTATCATCTAAGGAAGCTATAAACTATCTTGAGGGTAAAAATATAAAGGTACAGAATAGCGGTGACTTAAAAATTGCTTTATTGGCACATTCCTATGACATTATGGATGATTATATTTGCATGGGAATAATCGATAGATTAAGGAAGATGGGGGCGAAAGTTACTACAACGAGTATGATGGATAGTTTCAAAATTGAGAGAGGTGCAAAAAAACTTCAAAAGGACCTTTTTTGGACATATGGCCGCGAAATTATAGGTGCTGGGAAGTATTTTCTTGAGGAAAAAGAAGTTGATGGTGTGATAACAGTATCTGCATTTGGATGTGGGCCAGATTCATTAACAGATGACTTGCTTGAGAGGGATTATAAAAGAAACGGAGGTATCCCGTACATGTCCATTACAATAGATGAACATACTGGTGAAGCTGGAATTACAACAAGGCTTGAAGCATTCATTGATTTATTGAGATGGCGAAAAGGAGAGATAATAGTATGAGAATAACATATCCGCATATGGGATCAATTAATATGATATTAAAGACTATGTTTGAAGGCATAGGGATTGATGTAGTCGAGCCACCACCAATTACAAACCATACTCTTTCACTGGGTGTTAAATATTCTCCAGAATTTGCTTGTCTTCCTCTTAAAATAAATCTTGGTAATTTCATAGAATCACTTGATAAAGGTGCTGATACAATAATAATGCTTGGTGGTGTTGGACCATGCAGATTTGGCTATTATGGCCAAGTACAAAGGGAAGCTTTAAAAGACTTGGGTTACAATTTTAAAATGATAATAGTTGAACCACCACATGGTAGATTAATTGACTTTTTAAGTGAGCTTTCAGGAGATTTTCCGGGCATTGGTTTTAAAGAAGCTATAAAAGCATTTATTTTCGCTGTTTCGAAGATGATTGCCGCAGATAAGTTGGAAAAACAGCTTCTTATATCAAGAGCACATGAAGATAAAAATGGAATTACTACAAAAATATATAAGAGATATATAAAAGATATTAAAGATGCAAAAACTAAAAGTGATGTGAACGATATTTTACGGGAAGGTATCAAAAAAATAAAGCAAAATTCCAATATAATAAGAGATATTCAATTGAAAGTAGCTGTTGTAGGGGAGATATACCTTTTGCTTGAACCCTTCTCAAATATGGATATATGCAAAGCTTTGAATGAACTAGGCATTGAAGTGACAAAAACAGAATATCTTTCAGATTATCTAAAGAACAGCGCATTTAAATTACCACAAAGATTAGAATTCAAAAGATATGCACATGGATACCTAGAAAGGGACATAGGAGGACATGGATTGAATACTGTCGCAAATACAGTAAAATATGCTAAAAAAAATTACGATGGCATAATACAGGTTTTCCCATTTACTTGTACACCAGAAATTGTAGCACAGGGGATAATTGCAAAAGTTGGCACGGATATGAATATCCCTATAATGTCTTTAAGCTATGATGAAAATACGGGGCAAGCTGGATACCAGACGAGGCTTGAAGCCTTTACAGATTTACTTGAAAGACGAAAGATGAAGTTATCTTCATAATTTTATTTTTTAGTCTTTTTAATATAAATCTATCATAAATCTTAAATAATTATTAATTATTTATTACATATCGAAAAATTTTATAATTATTGGTATACTTATAATAGGTAAAAATGTTAAAATAGAAAATGGAAGTATATGAATGGGGTGATTTTTGTGAATGAACTCGGTGAAATTTTAAAAAATGCAAGATTAAAAAAGGGAATGACACTTGACGACCTCCAAGAGATTACAAAAGTCCGCACGAGGTACTTAAAAGCGATAGAAGATGGCAATTTCGATGTAATACCTGCATTAGTTTATGCAAAGGGATTTATAAAGAGCTATGCACAAGCTGTAGGTATTAATTCGGATGAGCTACTTAATAAATACAGTTATTTATTTGAAGAAAAAAAAGAAGAGGAAGAGAAAAAACAAGAGGCTGCTTTGGCAAGTCTTGAAGAAGTAAGAAGTTTTGACTTATTTACATTTCTAAGGAAGTTAGTAAAGCCATTTATCGGAATTATAGTAATAGGTTTATTTGTCTACGGACTTTATTATATGGTAAATCAGATTAACAAGGGACTAGCACCATTGTCAAATACAAATCAGGTTGATAAAGGTAAAACTAATAATAATGATAATAATAAAAATGACACTACAAATAATTCTGTTTACAATAATGTGGTAAAGAAGACGTCAATACAGCAAATTAGAAATACACAGAGTGAATTTGATTATAAAGTTATACCCGAAAAAGATACTTATAAAGTCGATATAACAATACCTGGTCAAAAATGCTGGTTTAATGTTAAAGTAGATGGTGCAAGCACTTATGAAGGAATTTTAACAAATGGCATGACAAAAAGTTTTGACGTCAAAAGCAATATTGACATATTGATGGGAAACCCTCCAGATGTTAAAATAACAGTAGACGGGCAGGAAATTCCACATATAGATGTTCCAGCACCGGTTACATTAAAATTGGCAAAATAAGAAAGGAGTACTAAATTGATAAAACAAGCTATATTTCACAAAAGCGATACCCCATTTGCATATTCTTTAAATAAGGATGAACTGCATATAGTATTAAAAGCCGCAGCAAAAGATATAAAGAGGTCATATATATTTTACAGGGATAGGTATGATTGGAATGGGAAGTTTAAAGTAAAGCCCATGGTGCGTACACAGAGTGATGAGCTGTTCGATTATTTTGAGACAACATTAAAGCTTAATAAAAAATTTGCATATTATTTTTATTTAATATCGAATAATAGTGAAAAAATATATTATACTGAAAATGGCTTTTTTGATTCCAAACCACCTATGAATTATCATGGATATTTTCAGTTTCCTTATATATGTGAAAGGGATATCTTTTTTTCACCGTCATGGACAAGCGATTGCATATTTTATCAAATCTTCCCTGAAAGATTTAATAATGGTGATAAATCAAATGACCCCGGAAATGTGATGAAATGGGGAGAAAAGCC
This portion of the Thermoanaerobacterium sp. RBIITD genome encodes:
- a CDS encoding helix-turn-helix domain-containing protein, with amino-acid sequence MNELGEILKNARLKKGMTLDDLQEITKVRTRYLKAIEDGNFDVIPALVYAKGFIKSYAQAVGINSDELLNKYSYLFEEKKEEEEKKQEAALASLEEVRSFDLFTFLRKLVKPFIGIIVIGLFVYGLYYMVNQINKGLAPLSNTNQVDKGKTNNNDNNKNDTTNNSVYNNVVKKTSIQQIRNTQSEFDYKVIPEKDTYKVDITIPGQKCWFNVKVDGASTYEGILTNGMTKSFDVKSNIDILMGNPPDVKITVDGQEIPHIDVPAPVTLKLAK
- a CDS encoding YvcK family protein — its product is MRDNNGFLYGPKIVVIGGGTGLSTMLRGLKQYTHNITAIVTVADDGGGSGVLREDLGMLPPGDIRNCILALANTEPTMEKLLQYRFKDGMLKGQSFGNLFLAAINGISENFEEAVKKMSEVLAVSGKVLPVTLDNVKLKAKLKNGIVIGGESLIPKMQIKEKSPIEEICLEPKDARPVDEALLDLVNADGIVLGPGSLYTSIVPNLLVDGICDAIEGSKALKIYVCNIMTQPGETFGYDANEHVEALFSHGLKSLDYVIVNSAEVPNEYKNRYKEDMAQPVSYDLDKFNQKGIKVIEKDVLAIKNNYIRHDEQKLAEVIIDLLT
- a CDS encoding maltose ABC transporter substrate-binding protein; translation: MKRFLKIFALFTVMVLVLSAVLTGCGGSKSSGNQTSSNNTAQEQKKGSVSLTVWSHLTDTEVAKVQEIANKWAQETGNTVKVLADQSDFQAYSTAAQSGKGPDIMFGLPNDNLGTFQKAGLLAEVPDGVINKSDYVSMSIDAVSFDGKLYAIPLAMETYALFYNTDKVPTPPSTMQDLIDQGKKVGFQYDVNNFYFSYAFLAANGGYVFKQSGGKLDPNDIGLNNDGAKKGLAMIRDFVITDKFMPADLKGDMAKGNFQSGKIGLYISGPWDVDGFKKANVKFKVAPMPTIDGKPIPTFAGVQTAFVSSSSKHQKEAWNLMKYLAQNTALPLFETGNRIPVLNSALNSDEVKNNEIMNAFATQAKNAQPMPNIPAMQAVWTPAGNALQLITSGKATPEKAADDMVNQIKQGIATQQ
- a CDS encoding ABC transporter substrate-binding protein — encoded protein: MKRTVKGIALILVFLMAFSVLISGCSSNSKTEQNKSTKTNSPVTLDIFQFKVEIKDQLQNAINTYMKENPNVKINLETVGGGQDYGAALKAKFNSGSEPAIFNVGGPQDVETWKSKLADLKDTKAAKEALDGTLKGVTLDGKIYGLPFDLEGYGLIYNKQIFNKAGIDPLKINSFEALTNAVNTLDSKKKELGLEAVFAFPAKETWVTGLHLSNAFLSPEFTGDVMKAFNAKNVEFKYADAMKKMIDLQNKYSVQPTASLDYSTQVEKLFCTGKVAMIQQGNWVYPTIEGFDKNFAENDIGILPYPVPGFVEDSYPEGVPMYWGVNSNKSSEVQKAAKDFLDWLYTSDEGKKIVTQQFKFVPAYNGYDKSSISDPLGKQLFVAASKGKTYGWVFMGYPNNWGQNVLGADIQLYVSGSLDWNKLIEHAKQTWADARK
- a CDS encoding sugar ABC transporter permease, which codes for MRPNERVTLWVSRIIIWAFIIIILFPVAWVVGASLGKGDAFFSGTIFPKQLSFQNYIDLFSKTQLLAWIKNSLILCFGVAIIQSILTSTSSYAFSRMKFVGRKNGLMILLLLQMFPTFMALPAIYGILAKLNLLDNLYVFILVLAGGSAFNIWLLKGYIDGLPKELDEAALVDGASYWQIFVKIILPLTTPMLVVIFLFSFIGTYSEFILSSAVLKSPESYTVALGLQRFINNQFSAHWTLFAAASVVASLPLVILFMALQRYLQQGLAAGAVKG
- a CDS encoding acyl-CoA dehydratase activase-related protein, whose protein sequence is MRKTVGIPKALLYYNFYPMWKVFFEELGAEVVTSRNTCKKIIDDGVKSCVGETCLPVKTYVGHVIDLKEKGVDYIFIPRVISVERKRYLCAKFLGLPDMVKSLVPDLPEIIDMKIDLYRSDNSMQKEVLRIGKKFINDEVKIYNAYFKSLETQNKFESIMKKGLSSKEAINYLEGKNIKVQNSGDLKIALLAHSYDIMDDYICMGIIDRLRKMGAKVTTTSMMDSFKIERGAKKLQKDLFWTYGREIIGAGKYFLEEKEVDGVITVSAFGCGPDSLTDDLLERDYKRNGGIPYMSITIDEHTGEAGITTRLEAFIDLLRWRKGEIIV
- a CDS encoding carbohydrate ABC transporter permease; its protein translation is MRKINIHKYILTIFGILLSLIWISPFYIILVNSFKTKKELFINTLSLPKSLLLDNYKIAAANLNLSEAFSNSLLITILSILIIAIFSSMTAYALQRIKRRSSTLIYMIFTLAMLIPFQAVMIPLVAEFGRFHMLSKSGLIIMYLGFGSSLGVFLYYGALKGIPRSIDEAALIDGCSRFRIYWNIILPLLSPTTITLTVLDIMWIWNDYLLPSLVINKVGSRTFPLMIFYFFSQYTKQWNLGMAGLTIAIMPVLIFYFLAQRKLVTAIIAGAVKQ
- a CDS encoding sugar ABC transporter permease, which produces MLYKKKYTNSGTWYWFFIAPTLLSLIIVVLIPFIIGIYYSFTDWDGINQPLFIGLKNFIMLKNDYAFWNSILFTAKFSIACIIIINIIGLGFAMLVTRKISGRNLMRTAFYLPNLIGGLILGFIWNFIFVDVFQSIANVTHIGWLNGWLSTTNTGFWGLVIVTSWQMIGYVMVIYIAYIESVPTELIEASKIDGANSWQQFKNVIFPLISPAFTISLFITLSNSFKLFDQNLSLTAGAPGNTTQMITLNIYQTAFSAQEMALGQAKAVVMFVIIAIISIVQVYFTQKREVEM
- a CDS encoding sugar ABC transporter permease codes for the protein MINGNRMRDKLTPYVFLSPAILSMTILSFLPIAYTIYIAFTNFSLNHFKQYQFVGIKNFIDIINGPLKTVFLPVLIWTVVFATIATFANYVIGLFLAVLLNNKNMWETNIYRAILIIPWALPSTIAILAWQGLFNQQYGGINMVLSYLHIAKIPWLTDPFWAKVGIIIASTWMGYPFMMNASLGGLQAIPPELYEVADLDGATWFQKLRLITLPMLMTSALPLIISSFAFNFNNFGSVFLITGGGPPRTDTAFAGSTDLLVSSAYKMTMNFNRYDLASALSIIIFLIIGTLSYINMRMTHSFEEVD